One Delphinus delphis chromosome 3, mDelDel1.2, whole genome shotgun sequence genomic region harbors:
- the SHROOM1 gene encoding protein Shroom1: MEALGPGGDCASPASSTRSLDLRRLSARADSAYSSFSAASGGPEPRTPSPGTHQLPYLDWDYVRVVWGGPAPTAGLRTSPQPRPAAAARSGPRPPEIRGTPGPLSRQTTPLLYALAAEAEAAARAAEPPSPPASRAAYRQRLQGAQRRVLRETSFQRKELRMSLPARLRPAAPARPSAAHPRSALLSHPGGEAEPARPGAPAPVTAGRGRLANQQRQWCFSEPGKLDCVGRGGGLAGECSGEACSSSGLARPEPREWQQRTLAEFEGHQIRWLPATQPRSLEDPKPRSLRLSNAYRPAGRSQSASGEVLSPWGSPEGVMPIAQAVPQGAETPRPLFQTKLSRFLTQKEVAVVCSAEGPQSSPSDWEHRASENCIVSARLPSLPDDEVFLEEDPLVRMRSPADSHAPLGLPNSVHASDRQYGAGLGQRADQAIIPSEQPLHEHPETAGADDCWQGVNGSVSVSRPTCCSPPGTANGDIATFDPTGLLTTDPPTAAETDPLKPLPCDALRPPGNDTLGPSDHTALAWGTGQTGSRSTWPSPRLEELVQELARLDPSLSDTLTSYPSPEPSLGLLDGLIPLAEVWAAMRPACGEAGEEAAGTSASSSYLLNSTQRLPASQEETRPENLTTYAVPDEPCGPGLPEPINSIQAKKVELADLLQKTLRELQAEQEQLQGAAQAWARRGAALEAAVGQACAPHELERFSRFMADLERVLGLLLLLGSRLDRVHRALARAGADGDPDEQASLLQRLGLLQRQQEDAKELKQHVARRERALREVLARALPADELRAYRALLVGKAAVLAQQRSLDERVRLLQDQLDTVRTDLGRRPATPRPAWPPGTRPPDKPPFPPPLI; this comes from the exons ATGGAGGCTCTGGGTCCTGGAGGCGACTGCGCCTCGCCGGCCTCGTCCACTCGCAGCCTGGACCTGCGGCGGCTGTCCGCGCGCGCCGACTCGGCCTACAGCTCTTTCTCCGCCGCCTCTGGCGGTCCTGAGCCGCGCACACCGTCGCCGGGGACCCACCAACTTCCCTACCTGGACTGGGACTACGTGCGCGTGGTGTGGGGCGGCCCGGCCCCCACCGCCGGGCTTCGCACCTCCCCGCAGCCCCGGCCCGCGGCCGCCGCACGCAGTGGGCCTCGTCCCCCCGAGATCCGGGGGACCCCGGGGCCGCTCAGCCGCCAGACCACCCCGTTGCTGTACGCGCTGGCGGCCGAGGCGGAGGCCGCGGCGCGGGCAGCCGAGCCGCCCAGTCCGCCCGCGTCGCGGGCCGCCTACCGCCAGCGGCTGCAGGGCGCGCAGCGGCGAGTGCTCCGGGAGACGTCCTTCCAGCGCAAGGAGCTCCGCATGAGCTTGCCCGCCCGTCTGCGGCCCGCGGCCCCCGCGCGGCCCTCCGCCGCGCACCCGCGCTCTGCCTTGCTCAGCCACCCCGGCGGGGAAGCGGAGCCGGCGCGCCCCGGGGCTCCCGCGCCGGTAACCGCCGGCAGGGGACGCCTCGCCAACCAGCAGCGGCAGTGGTGCTTCTCAGAGCCGGGAAAGCTGGATTGCGTGGGTCGGGGCGGTGGGTTGGCGGGGGAATGCTCGGGGGAGGCCTGCTCCAGCTCTGGCCTCGCCAGGCCGGAGCCCCGGGAATGGCAGCAGCGGACGCTGGCAGAGTTCGAAGGTCACCAGATCAGATGGCTGCCTGCGACCCAGCCCCGAAGCCTAGAGGACCCGAAACCCCGGTCCTTGAGGCTCAGCAATGCCTATAGGCCTGCTGGTCGGAGTCAGAGCGCTTCGGGGGAAGTCTTGTCCCCCTGGGGAAGTCCAGAAGGGGTCATGCCCATTGCCCAG GCTGTTCCCCAAGGAGCAGAAACCCCCAGACCATTGTTTCAGACCAAACTTTCCAG GTTCCTGACTCAGAAGGAAGTTGCAGTGGTGTGTTCTGCAGAGGGCCCCCAGAGCAGTCCCTCTGACTGGGAGCATAGGGCCTCAGAGAACTGCATTGTGTCTGCCCGGCTCCCATCCCTTCCTGATGATGAAGTTTTCCTGGAAGAAGACCCGCTGGTCAGAATGAGATCACCTGCAGACTCCCATGCTCCCCTGGGGCTCCCAAACAG TGTCCATGCCTCTGACCGGCAGTATGGAGCTGGCTTGGGTCAGAGGGCTGACCAGGCTATAATCCCCTCAGAGCAGCCCCTCCATGAGCACCCGGAGACTGCAGGGGCGGATGACTGTTGGCAGGGGGTAAACGGTTCTGTGAGTGTCTCCAGACCTACATGCTGTAGTCCCCCTGGGACTGCAAATGGTGACATTGCAACCTTTGACCCCACTGGACTGCTGACCACTGATCCCCCCACAGCTGCAGAGACTGACCCCCTCAAACCTCTCCCATGTGATGCCCTGAGACCTCCAGGCAATGATACCCTGGGGCCTTCTGACCACACTGCCCTGGCTTGGGGCACTGGCCAGACTGGTTCCAGGTCAACATGGCCCAGTCCACGCCTCGAGGAGCTGGTTCAGGAGCTGGCCAGATTGGATCCCTCTCTGAGTGACACTCTTACCTCCTATCCCAGCCCAGAGCCATCCCTGGGCCTGCTGGATGGGCTGATTCCTTTAGCCGAGGTCTGGGCTGCAATGAGGCCAGCCTGTGGAGAGGCTGGAGAGGAAGCAGCTGGTACTTCTGCGTCAAG CTCTTACCTACTTAACTCCACCCAGCGCCTGCCAGCTTCTCAGGAGGAGACAAGGCCTGAAAACCTTACCACCTACGCTGTGCCTGACGAGCCATGCGGCCCGGGTCTCCCCGAGCCAATTAACAGCATCCAAGCCAAGAAA GTGGAGCTGGCGGACCTCCTTCAAAAGACGCTAAGGGAGCTTCAGGCCGAGCAGGAGCAGCTGCAGGGAGCGGCCCAGGCTTGGGCCAGGCGCGGGGCTGCCCTGGAGGCCGCGGTCGGCCAGGCCTGTGCACCCCACGAGCTCGAGCGGTTCAGCCGGTTCATGGCCGACCTAGAGCGCGTGCTTGGCCTCCTGCTCCTGCTGGGCAGTCGCCTGGACCGCGTGCACCGCGCCCTGGCCCGGGCGGGCGCAGACGGCGACCCTGACGAGCAG GCCTCTCTGCTGCAGCGACTGGGGCTCCTGCAGCGGCAGCAGGAAGACGCCAAGGAGTTGAAGCAGCATGTGGCACGGCGCGAGCGGGCCCTGCGCGAGGTGCTGGCGCGCGCACTTCCCGCCGACGAACTGCGCGCCTATCGCGCCCTGTTGGTCGGCAAGGCCGCTGTCCTGGCCCAGCAGCGCAGCCTGGACGAGCGGGTCCGCCTCCTTCAGGACCAACTGGACACAGTCAGGACCGACCTTGGCCGTCGTCCTGCGACTCCCAGGCCGGCCTGGCCCCCAGGCACCCGTCCTCCGGATAAAccgcccttcccccctcccctcatctAG